A segment of the Bdellovibrio bacteriovorus genome:
ATGGAGGCACCAAAGTTCAGGATACCGATCACTTCGCCCGGGATTTTTCCGTAATTGAGTTCAAAGGCATTGGCCAAAGCAAAGCCAGATACGTCCAATACGCCACAAGTCAGCCCACTGACCTCAATCACTTGAGTATACTGGGTCACAAGTTCGTTTTGGGCGGCAATCAGCAGAATGTCCATGGCATCCGGGGACGCACTGGAATTCAGAATATGATGGGCCAGGCTGATATTGTTGATATCAAACGGGATGTACTGCTCGGCCTCAAAACGAATCTGATCTTTGATAAGTTTACGATCCATCTTGGGAATTGTGATCTTTTTCACGATCACGGCGGTTCCCCACATGGCTGTGGCGATGGATTTACGCTTGGTTTTTACTTCGTTGATCAACTGCTGAATGGCGATACCGACCGAGGCGATATCCACGATCTCCCCGCCAGACACAGCATTGGGAGGCGTTGGTGCAAAACCAAAAGAGAGAAGCTGGGCGCCCTTGCCACTGACGTCCATTTCAGCAAGCTTGATGGAGCTCGATCCAATGTCGAGTCCTATGACCTTTTTCGATTTAAAAAACATGCTTTCGCTGCTTCCCCAGTTGTACCACTCGGATGTCTTTTCAAAGACTTACGTCTTTAGGACACAAGTCTGATATACTAAAATTATTTCTGCTTGGGTGGGGAATGTCAAACAAGGGTCGAGGCTGAAACCAAAAGGTCCAGCCCCGGGGCGAAGGTCTTGCCCTGAAATCAGACAGCCGGAAGGAACAAACCGAGGTACCAAAGGGCGATGGCTTCACCACCAAACAGGTAAATCACCGCACCCAAAGCCAGATAAGGACCGAATGGAATCACCGTCTTTAGTCCAGCTTTCTGCTTTCTGGCAGCGATCAGACCGATCACACTGCCTACGATCGCCGATGTCATGATCACAAACGGGATGGCTTTCCAGCCGACAATGGCACCGATCCATGCCAGAAGTTTGATATCTCCACCGCCCATGCCTTCGTTTTTGGTGAACATATAATAGACGTAAGCCATCCCCCAAAGGAAGCCCCCGCCCATCAACACACCGAACAAGGCATCCAGGAACTCACGCTGAGGGTTCAGGGCCGCGCCAACAAGTCCAATGACAATCCCGGAAAGAGTGAATTCGTCCGGCAAAATCATGTGATCCAGATCGATGAATGTGCAGACAACAAGTCCAAAAATAAAGATCAGATACTCAAGCAGTGTCCAAGTCAGACCTGCATAGTGGTAAGAAAGCGCGAACAGCACCGCCATGATGATTTCCACCAGAGGATAGCGGAATGAAAACTTGGCGTGGCACTTGCGGCATTTTCCACGAAGAATGAACCAGCTCAGGATGGGGATATTGTCATACCACTTGATCTGGGTTTTGCAGCTATAGCAATAGCTGCGGGGCTTGACGACACTTTCCTCGCGCGGCAGACGATAGATCACGACATTGCCGAAGCTTCCAAAAATCGCACCCAAAACAAAGAAAAGGACGTAAAAGCCCGTATCCAGATCAAACAATGTCTTTTCTCCTGAAGAAGAAGTTCGTCGCCAGCACCGCCAACAAAGCCCAGCCCGTCATGTGCGCCAGCATCCACAGAATGTTTTCAGCCGGAATCCCCTTTTCAAGGAAGTACGCTGATTTCCAGTTCATACGATAGAAATTCGGGGTCAACCAGTGCAGCACCTTCACCGCCTGCACAAACATGTCTTCACGGCTTTTTTCCGCGAAGAAAGCCAGGTCCCCCAGCCAATGCCCCAGCAGGAACACCATAAAGCCCGCGCCCAAAGCCAGCACCGGACGCACCACCAGGCTGAAGAAAATCACCAGACACAGAATCACGGCACTTTCACACCACAGGCTTAGTGCAATTTCCAGGAACGACAGAAGGAATTGAGGCTCTTTCCACAGTCCCAACAAGATCCACAGCAAAACAGTCAGTGAACCCATTAAAAGACTGTTCAACGCCAGAACCCCCAGAAGCTTGCCGACGATAAACTGAGCCCGCGACACCGGTCGGGACAGAATCAACAAACAGGTTTGCTTTTCGATTTCTTTCGCCAGCAAATAAGCTCCCGAAAAAAGGGAAATCCCCAGACCTGAAATCTGAATGGCCAGGAATCCAAAATCCGTCAGAATTTTACGTTGTTCCGCAAAAGACAAGGCACCCAAAAGGAAGCTCAAGCCCAAAAGAGCGATGGCAATCAGCACCGCCACCATAAAAACACGTTCACGCAGCATTTCGCGCAGAGTGGTGCGCGCCAGAGTCCAAACCTTATACACGGCCTTCCTCCTTTCCTTTCAGAACAGAGAAGGCTTTTTCAAGACTTTGGAATTCGGCCATGAAGGAGTTTAACACCCCGTCGTACAAAATCTGACCGCGATTGATCACCACCAGATGGGTGCAAAGCTCTTCCATATCCTGCAAAAGATGGCTGCTGAAGAACAGACTGACCCCGCGCTTTTGTTCTTCGCGCAGAATGTCTTTCACCATGGCCCGGCCATCGGGATCAAGACCGGACATCGGCTCATCCAGAATCAGCAGATCCGGGCGGGTTAAAATCGCCTGCGCAATCCCAATTCTTTGCAACATGCCCTTTGAATAAGTTCGCAAGCGGCGGTCACGGGCTTCAAAAAGATCCACTTTTTTCAAAGCTTCGTGAGCTCTTTCATGGAAGTCCTTCATCGAGGCACCGTAACAAAGATTCCAGTGCAGACGCAAAAACTCCATTCCCGTCAGGAATTCATACAAATACGGACGCTCAGGAAGATAACCGATGCGGGTTTTGCTTTCACTGGTCAATGGAGATCCAAAAAAGTTGATCTGACCACTGTCCGGACGAATGAAATCAAAAAGACATTTGATCGTGGTGGTTTTGCCCGCCCCGTTGCTGCCGACAAAACCGGATGTCTGGCCTTCTGGCAAAGAAAAGGTCACGTCACGCAACACATGACGGTCCTTTTCAAAAAGACCGCCTTTGAATGTCTTATTCAGCTTTTCAATTGATAATACAGCCATGAAAAACTATGGCTTCAGCTCGATATTCAAAGCTTTCACCATCTCCCTGACAGGATCATACTGTTTGGAGGTGGCAGGCATCAAGTCGCGAGAACCCAAAATTTCAGAGTAAGTGTCTTTATTGCGGTTCTGTTCCAGAATATCAATCAGGGTGAACATCAATGTATGGGTTGTCTTGGGATAAGCATCATAGAAATCCTGACGAACACAGAAGGGATCATTCGGGATCGGAGCGCTTTTCCATAAAATACGGTATTTGGCTTTCTTGTCAGTACCGAATTTTTCCCAAGCACCCTGCAAACCTTTTTCATCGTCACTGAACACAGCGGCCGCATCGACTTTTTTGGCTTCCAGGAACTGAATGGAGGCCTGGTGATTGCCAGTGAAGACAACTTCTTTGAAGTCCGCATCACTCAAGCCCTCTTTGCGCAAAGCCACCTGAGGATACAAATACCCTGAAGAGGACTTGTCATCAACGAAGGCCACTTTTTTGCCCTTCAAAGACTTCAGATTTTTGATTCCTGATCTTTGTGGCGTGATAATCATGGAATAGTAATACGGCTCGTGCCACACCTTCTTCAGAAGGACTTTGGCTTGCGCCTGCTGTTCAGCAAAGACATAGGTGGAGGAACTGAAAAAGGCGAAATCCACCTTCTTCGTTTTCATCGCCTCAATCAAACCGACATAGTTCTTGGAAACGTAGATATTGACAGGAATATTGAGTTTGGCCTGAAGCTCTTTTGCCAGAGCCAGGCCTTGTTCACGCAGATTCTCGGGATTACCCCCAGGGATCACCCCAATGGTGATGCTGGGAGGGACTGCTTCAGAGGGGCCCTCCGCTGCAAAAGCTGTGGAGATCGAAAGAAGTGTCAGCAGTCCGAGAATGAGTCGTTTCAAAATTCCTCCATGGCCCCCAGGGCCTCGACTGATGATGACTCATTTCTTTCATTTTTCAAAGCAAGAATGAAGGCTTCAGCAGCGTCACTTTCGGTGAGGCATGGAATATTATAGTCAGTGCAAGCTCGACGAATGTCGAAGCTGGCCTCAATCGCACGGCGGCCTGAGGTGGTGTTGATCACAAAGGCCACATCGCCCGAGCGGATCTTGTCCACACAGTGAGGACGGCCTTCATCGACTTTTCTTAAGGACAGACAGTTCACGCCCTTATCATTAAAGAAGTTCGCGGTCCCCGTCGTCGCCGACACCCCGTAACCCATGCGCTGAAGTTCACGCGCCAAAGGCAGCATGACTTCCTTGTCCTTGTCTCGCAGAGAGAAGAACACCTGACCGATTTTTGGAAGTCTTATGTTACTTGAAAGGAAGGCTTTTGCCAGAGCTTCAGAATAATTCCTTCCGCGCCCCATGCTTTCACCGGTGGACTTCATTTCGGGGCCCAGAATCGAATCAGATTCCGGGAACTTTTTGAATGGGAAGACCACGCCTTTTACAGACACGGACTCGGTGTTTCTCCAGTTCAGGTTCTCAAGCTTCAGGTCTTTCTTCTTTTTACCCAGCATCGCCGCCACACCCAGATCAATCAGGGGAATTCCGGTGGCTTTTGCCACAAACGGAACCGAGCGGGAACTGCGCGGATTGGCTTCAAGCATGAAGACCACATCATTTTTCACAGCCAGTTGCAGATTCAGGTGACCGATCACGCCGATGCGGTTTGCCAGTTGTTTGCTGAGCTCCTCAATACGTTCGCAGGTTTCCGGTTTCAATCGGTGCGGCGGCAACACCCCCATGGAATCCCCGGAGTGAACACCCGCGGCTTCGATATGCTCAACGATACCTCCGACCACGACCCAGTCCTCTCCACGCACCAGATCCACATCCACTTCCAAAGCTCCGGCCAGGAATTGATCCATCAGGCATGGCTTGTCAGCAGAGATATAGTCCTTATGGCGCTGGAAGTAAGACAGCAGCTCTTCCGTGTTTTCGATCACTTCCATACGACGACCGCCCAAAACATAGCTTGGACGACAGATCATCGGATAACCCACGGATTTTTCGATACGCAAAGCTTCTTCCAATGATCCCGCCATACCGGAGTTTGGAATGGCAAAATTCAATTCGCGACAGATTTTGGAGAACAATCCACGGTCTTCTGCAAGATCGATGGTTTCAAGCGAAGACCCCAGCAGACGGAAGCCCGCCTTAACCAGATCCGGAGCCACACCAATCGGCGTCTGACCGCCCAACTGTGCCACAAATCCCAGCGGCTTCATGAAGCGCATGATCTCAGTCAGGCTTTCCACCGTCAGTGGTTCAAAGAACAGAACATCGGAGGTGTCGTAATCAGTGGAAACAGTTTCGGGGTTGGAATTCACCATGATGACCTTACGGCCATTTTTCTGGAAGCCCTTCACCCCGCGCACACAACTGTAATCAAATTCAATTCCCTGGCCGATACGATTTGGACCGCTGCCAATGATGACCACCGCATCCGGAGCATTCACCTTGGCAGAAGCCTGAGGCCAGTAAGAAGAATAGAAATACGGAGTGGAGGACTCAAATTCCCCGGCACAGGTGTCCACCTGTTGATAGCGCGGGAACATCTGGTGTTTTTCACGCAAAGCACGGATGTCGGATTCTTTCCTGCCGATCAACGCCGCCAGTCGGGCATCCGTGAAACCTTTGCGTTTGGCCTTCAAAAGAAGATCCACATTGTTTTCAGTGAAATCCGCCTTGAACATTCTTTCAAATTTAATCAGGGCTTCAATGTGCTCCAGGAAGTAAGGATTGATACGAGTCAGCTCCTCGATTTCCGCCACGGTTTTGCCGTCACGGAAGGCCTGGAACAAATGGTAAATGCGACGGCTGTTTGGATAAGAAATCTTGCCGGTTTCAAGTTCCACCTCGGGAATCGCCTGCGGGTCTTTTTCAAGACTGGCCAAAGCCTTCATCAAAGATTCCTGCAGCGTGCGCCCGATACCCATGACCTCCCCGACGCTTTTCATCTGCGTGGTCAGAGAGTCTTTTGAGCCCGCGAACTTTTCAAATGCAAAACGCGGGATCTTGGTGACGATATAATCCAAAGCCGGTTCGTAACAAGACGGCGTTACTTTGGTGATGTCATTTTGAAGTTCATCCAGGGAATAACCAATCGCGAGCAAGGCCGCGATTTTGGCAATCGGGAAACCCGTCGCCTTACTTGCCAGCGCAGAAGAACGGCTGACCCGTGGATTCATTTCAATCACCACACGTTCGCGTGTCGTCGGGTGAACGGCGAACTGAATATTAGCGCCACCCGTTTCAATGCCCACTTCATTGATGATCTTGCAGGCCTCATCACGCATGGACTGATATTCACGGTCGCTCAATGTCTGTTGAGGCGCCACCGTGATACTGTCACCAGTGTGAACGCCGCACGGATCCAGATTTTCGATACTGCACACAACCACGAAGGTGCCCTTGTGATCACGCATGACCTCAAGTTCATATTCTTTCCAGCCCAGGATGCTTTCTTCCACCAAAACTTCGGAAGTCGGGCTTTCATGCAGCGCTGTCACCAGCATTTTTTTGTATTCTTCCGGCGAGTACGCAATACCGCCGCCGCCCCCGCCCAGAGTGTAGTTCGGGCGCAGGATCATCGGATAACCCAGTTCATCGGCGATTTGCAGGCCGTGTTCGTAGGTGCGGATCAGGTGGCTTTTTGGGTATTTCGCGCCGATTTTGTCCAGCAGACCACGGAAGATTTCGCGGTCTTCGCCGGCTTTGATCACCTGAGGTGTCGCGCCCAGCAGTTGCACTTTATATTTTTGCAGGATGCCTTTGGCATGCAGATCCAAAGCCAGATTCAGGGCCGTCTGGCCGCCCAAAGTTGGGATCACAGCATCGGGCATTTCTTTGGCGATGATTTTTTCCAGATAGTCGACCTTTAAAGGTTCAACATAAACGCGGGTGGCGATCTCTGGATCAGTCATGATCGTGGCGGGATTTGAATTCACCAGGATGACTTCAAGGCCCTCTTTCATCAGGGCCTTACAGGCTTGAGTGCCGGAGTAATCAAACTCACAGGCTTGTCCAATAACGATGGGTCCAGATCCGATAATAAGAACTCTCTTAATACTGGACTTGCGCGGCACTCTTTCCTCCTAGAACTAGATCCCGAGCTTCCCCTCATTGGAGTAAATGAGCTCAGGCTTCACGTGTTTATACTGTTCAAATTTATAACGCATTTTAATCAGGCGAAGCATCAGCAGATCCGGATCCAGATCCGGGTCTTTGCGATGGCGCTTGGCCTCGCTCAGAATGAACTTCTTCGCACTTTCAGGATGGAAGCAGAAGCCGCGGGTGAAGACATACGAGTCCCCTTGAGGGATCAAACGCACTTCAAACAATTCATCCTGATCAAAGCCGAAAACAAAAGGAGATGCCTTCACCACCATCACGTTGGAAGAGAAGAAGCCTTTTTTGTTCTGCAGAATGTCCTTGATATAGACATCCCCGTCTTTGATTTTCACAAATTCGAAAATGGAATGGCGGTGCTGCTTCAGCACTTCCAGAGTTTTCAGCTCTTCCTCAGAGAAACGAAGTTCACGCACCAGAAGGCAGGCCTCCAGCGGTGTCTGACCGAAACCTTTCAGCTCACGGGTGAAAAAATACCAGTCATAGAACTGTGCCATGCGAGACTCGTAGTGCTCGGAGTTTTCATCCAGAGTACCGGCGTTTTCAAAGAACTCTTTTTTGGCCATGGCCAATTCGTCCTTGAAGGCGTCGCTGACAAAGTGATTCAGAATTTTTTCAATCAGTTTTTCGTATTCGTTCATATCATCCGCTCTACAAAGTAGCTAAACAGCCCTGAAGCCTCATGCGGCCCAGGACAACTTTCCGGGTGATATTGTATTCCTAAACACTTGCGTTTTTCACTATAAAAACCTGCCACAGTGCCGTCATTGAGGTTCACATGGGTGACCTTCACGTCAGAAGGCAAAGAAGCCTCTTCCACCGCATATCCGTGGTTCTGGCTGGTCATGTAAATCTGATTAAGCAGAGTGTCGCGAATCGGGTGATTGGACCCACGATGGCCGAATTTTAACTTGTAGGTCTTTGCCCCCAGAGCCAACCCCAGAATCTGGTGCCCCATGCAGATGCCAAAGATCGGTTTTACACCCAAAAGCTCACGAACCGTCCCGATAGCCACCTTCACGTCCGCCGGATCGCCGGGGCCATTGGTCAGCATAATGCCGTCCGGATTGTAAGACATAATGTCCTGAACGGAAGAGCGGCTGTTGAAAATCTTGATTTCAGAGCAACGGCTTTGCAACTCGCGCAGGATGTTTTCTTTGCTGCCAAAATCCAGAACCGCCACTTTCGGGCCCACCATGTTGTCACCACGGCGGACTTCAGGTTCTTTGCGGGAGGCAATGTAAACCCAGTCTTTATCGAGGGTCTTTTTAGAAGCGATCAGGCTTTCGGCCTTTTTTAAAGCTTCCGCCTCGGAACCAGCCTGAACCAGCGCGCCCCATGGAGTTCCCCCTTGGCGCAAACGCAAAGCCAGGGCTCGGGTATCGACTTCGGTCAGCAGCGGGATTTTATTTTCTGTCAGGCGCTTCTTCCAGGCCTGATCACGCTCACTGTCCTGAACTTCCAGGCAGATGAATCCTTCGATCCAGAGTTTTCTGGATTCCCAGACGGCGTCTTCGACCCCATAATTCCCCTGCATCGGGGCGGTCATGACCACGATTTGTGAAAAATAAGACGGGTCCGTGGCGATTTCCTCGTAACCGGAGTGAGACGTGTTGAAAACAACCTCGCCGGCGCGATCTTCACCACCCTGCCATTGACCGGTGTAGACTTCCCCACCTTCAAGCACCAGATAGCCGCGCATCACTCCCCCTCTTTCAACGTCATTTGAATCAGACTTTGACGAATCAAAACACCATTGGAAACCTGATCCAGCACTTTGCAGCGCGGATCTTTCAGAACTTCAGAATCAAGCTCGGTCCCCTGATTGATCGGACCCGGATGCATGATCAGGGCTTTATCCGAAAGGGACTGCAGATTTTTGACTGTGAAACCGTACTGATCACGATAATCGGCCAAAGAATACTGGTGCTCGTGACGCTCTAACTGCACCCGCAGAGCCATCGCCGCCGTGGCCCACTGAAGACCTTCTTTCAAAGAGGCAAACACCCGGCACGGAGATTGTGCGGGAAGGAACTCTTTGGGACCACACAGCGCCACTTCGTAACCGAGTTTTTCGGCCAGCTCAAAGTGCGACGCTGCCACACGACTGTGACGAACATCACCCACAATCAAAAGCTTTTGACCTGCACACGTCCCCAGATGCTTGCGAAGGGTGTAAGCATCCAGCAAAGCTTGTGTCGGATGCCCTTTTTTTCCCCAGCCCGCATTCAGAATCGGCGTGCTGATTTTTTCGGAAAGATCCTTCAGATCCAGATCATCCCCGCAACGAATAACCAGGAAAGACGGCTTCATGGCCTCAACATTCAAAACGGTGTCTTCCAGCGTTTCGCCTTTTTCAAGACTGCTGCCCGCACCGCCATCCAGACGCAAAGGATGGATTCCCAAACGTGCGCAGGCGGTTTCAAAACTCATGCGGGTGCGAGTGCTGGCTTCAAAAAACAAAAGGGCTCCGGTTTTTCCGAAGCCCTGAATAGGAGCCGATTTTGATGCCGCAATAGAGTCGGCAATAGAGAATAGGAAATCGATTTTTGTTTTTTCAAGGGAGCGAAGATCAAGAATGGAGAAATTTTTCCTAGACGACATCTAGAACCCAAGACTAGGTACTTGGGCGAACCTTGTCAATGAACCGTAGAAAAAACTCGGTCCCAACGCACTGAAGGATAACGGTCGCCACCCCATTTACGCTGCCAATCCAGTGAAAGCCAAATTAAAGCCACGCGGCCCACCACCTGGGTCATAGGAACCGTACCCCAATAGCGCGAGTCGTCACTGGCATCACGATTATCACCCAACAGGAAAACCTCTCCTGGAGGCACAACCAGCGGGCCGAAATCTTTGTCATCCGGAGTTTTCTGGAAGATCACACGCCAGGAATCCGCCCCCGCAGTCTCTTTAAAGATATCAAAGAGTTCCGCATTGGGGTTGTCCGAAACTGCATCCATCTTTTCATAAGCCACGGGTTCATCATTCAGAACCAGGCGCCCCTTCACGATTTGCACCCGATCTCCAGGCAAACCCACCACACGTTTTACATAAGTCACGGACGGCTGATTGGGATAACTGAAAACCACGATATCCCCGCGCGCCGGCAAAGTCAGGTTCCAGCGTTTGGAAGCAAACGGAATCTGCACACCGTAAGACACCCGGGAGGCAAAGATAAAGTCGCCGGGTTTCAGCGCAGGCTGCATGGAACCCGTGGGAACTTTATAGGCGGTCACCAGAAAGTGACGCACAAACAGTGCGCACACCACTGCCAAAACCAAAGTTGTTAGATATTCCCGCCAACGATTCATCCTTAAATCCTAAACGGACTTGGGCGAGACCTTCAAAGCAATTCTTAGGACTTTTTATTATTTCTTAAAAGCGACCTAATCCAAAGCTTTGAACAGGCGGTTGAAGCGGATTTGTGAGGGGTCGCACACAAATGTCATTGTCGGCAAAGTACTGTTGCAGGAAAGCCAGATGATGGAAGCTTTTCCGACCAAATAATCATTTTTCACAAAGCCCCAGAAACGCGAGTCACTGGATTGATCACGATTGTCCCCCATAAAGAAGAACTGTCCCTGTGGCACTTGATATACTTGCACATCAGCAGAGTTTTCTTCACTCAAGAAACGCACCACATAGGATTTCTGCGTGTTGTTTTCCGTGAAATAATAAAACTCTTTATTGCTCACCAAAGGGCCTTCATAAGATTCCATCGTAAAAGGCTTGTCGTTCACGGTGATGCGACCAGCACGAACTTCGATCCGGTCCCCCGGCAGCCCGATCAGTCGCTTGATATAATAGACATCCGGATTTTCAGGATACTTGAAGACGACGATGTCCCCGCGTTCAGGCGTTGACCATTGCACCAGCCACTTGTCGCTGAAAGGAAAGTGCAGACCGTAAGCAAACTTTTTTACCAGAATGTGGTCATGGATCAGAAGATTCGGAATCATGCTCCCGGACGGGATCACAAAGGGCTCAAACAAGGCCCAGCGCACTCCCATCACCAGCAGAATCGGAAACAGGAATGTCAGGATCGCCTGATTCCATGTTCCTTTCAGATTGGGAGTGGCCTTGGGTTCAGACATCTAGTTCACAGAGTGGAAGAAACGTCCCCAGCGGATGGTCAGCGGGTTGCACAGGAACGGAAGCATTGGCACCGTCTCTTCACAACTTAGCCATACGAACATCGCACGACCCAGGATGTTTTGTTTTGGCAGGAAACCCCAAACACGGCTGTCAGAGGAATTCATGCGGTTGTCACCCATAACAAACAGATGGTCATCCGGAATGGTCACTGGGCCAAAGGTTTCATAGATATCACCCTTGCGAAGCAGGATGGCATGCTCTTTACCCTCTTTGGCGCCTTTGCCCGGAGGCAGGACTTCAGTGAACTCAACATAGTTTTCTTTGCTGTCGTTGATGTTGCCATCACGCTGGAAATCCGCATCGCGCAGCCATGCAAAGTCATCCATATTGGCAGGTACCTTTTTTTCAACCGGTTTGTCGTTGATATAAAGAGTCCCGTTTTCGTAGTAAACCTTGTCGCCAGGCTCACCCACGATGCGTTTGATGAAGAAAGTGCTCATGTCTTTAGGATATTTAAAGACAATCACTTCCCCACGCTCAGGTTCGTTGAATTTCACCAGCCATTTTTCGCTGAAAGGAACACGCAAACCGTAAGTCAGCTTGTTCACGAAGATATGGTCATGAATCAAAAGCGACGGCAACATCGAGCCCGATGGAATCACGTAAGCTTCAATGAAGCCCCAACGGATGAAAAGGGCGATAAACACGGCCAGGAACAACGAGCCCCAACCTTCGGTCCAAAAGTGCTTTGTACGGAAATCCCAGCTTTTCACTTGTTGTTTGTCGCTCATGTTGATTCTCCTAGTCTTCGACTTTCAGGATCGCAAGGAAGGCTTCTTGAGGGACTTCCACATGGCCGATGGCCTTCATGCGCTTTTTACCCTCTTTTTGCTTTTCCAGAAGCTTACGCTTACGGGAAATATCACCACCATAGCACTTCGCGGTCACGTCTTTTCTGATCGCTCCCAGAGTTTCACGGGCGATGATCTTGGCACCGATCGCTGCCTGGATCGCCACCTGATACTGCTGACGAGGGATCAATTCTTTCATCTTTTCAGCCAACAGACGGCCACGGTTTTGCGCCTTGGAGCGGTGAACGATCAAAGACAGGGCGTCAATCGGCTCACCGTTGATCAGAATGTCCAGCTTCACCAGGTCTGATTCCTCAAAACCGACGAATTCATACTCCAAAGACGCATAACCTTTGGAGATGGATTTCAAACGATCATAGAAGTCCATCACCATCTCATTCATTGGCAGCTTGTACTCAATGATGACTTTTTTGTCGGTGACGTATTCCATTTTCAACTGGATACCGCGTTTGTCCTCGCACAGTTTCAAAATGCCGCCGATATAGTCGGTCGGAGTGTGCAGGGTCACCTTGACGTAAGGCTCTTCAAATTTGGCGATCTGGGTGTCCACTGGCATGCCGGATGGATTTTCCAGCATCATTTCGGTGCCGTCCGTTTTGGTAATACGGTATACAACCGTCGGCGCCGTGGTGATCAGATCCAGATTGAATTCACGCTCAAGACGCTCTTGAACGATTTCCATGTGCAACAGCCCCAGGAAACCGCAACGGTATCCGAAACCAAGCGCCGCGGATTTTTCCACCTCAAACGTCAAAGACGAGTCATTCAGACAAAGTTTGTCCAAAGCGTCCTTCA
Coding sequences within it:
- the pilM gene encoding type IV pilus assembly protein PilM, whose protein sequence is MFFKSKKVIGLDIGSSSIKLAEMDVSGKGAQLLSFGFAPTPPNAVSGGEIVDIASVGIAIQQLINEVKTKRKSIATAMWGTAVIVKKITIPKMDRKLIKDQIRFEAEQYIPFDINNISLAHHILNSSASPDAMDILLIAAQNELVTQYTQVIEVSGLTCGVLDVSGFALANAFELNYGKIPGEVIGILNFGASITNFVVLQNGEVIFCRDIPVGGANYTNEIHKAMGVTVAEAEALKLSAISRREVPDEVHSIISATNEAVTEEIRSSLDFLSATTNGLVLSRCFYTGGSSATSGLVETVSRVTGILMEPFNPFLRVKANPKKFSPEYLDQISSFAGVVTGLALREQGDAT
- a CDS encoding prepilin peptidase, translated to MFDLDTGFYVLFFVLGAIFGSFGNVVIYRLPREESVVKPRSYCYSCKTQIKWYDNIPILSWFILRGKCRKCHAKFSFRYPLVEIIMAVLFALSYHYAGLTWTLLEYLIFIFGLVVCTFIDLDHMILPDEFTLSGIVIGLVGAALNPQREFLDALFGVLMGGGFLWGMAYVYYMFTKNEGMGGGDIKLLAWIGAIVGWKAIPFVIMTSAIVGSVIGLIAARKQKAGLKTVIPFGPYLALGAVIYLFGGEAIALWYLGLFLPAV
- a CDS encoding ABC transporter permease, whose product is MYKVWTLARTTLREMLRERVFMVAVLIAIALLGLSFLLGALSFAEQRKILTDFGFLAIQISGLGISLFSGAYLLAKEIEKQTCLLILSRPVSRAQFIVGKLLGVLALNSLLMGSLTVLLWILLGLWKEPQFLLSFLEIALSLWCESAVILCLVIFFSLVVRPVLALGAGFMVFLLGHWLGDLAFFAEKSREDMFVQAVKVLHWLTPNFYRMNWKSAYFLEKGIPAENILWMLAHMTGWALLAVLATNFFFRRKDIV
- a CDS encoding ABC transporter ATP-binding protein is translated as MAVLSIEKLNKTFKGGLFEKDRHVLRDVTFSLPEGQTSGFVGSNGAGKTTTIKCLFDFIRPDSGQINFFGSPLTSESKTRIGYLPERPYLYEFLTGMEFLRLHWNLCYGASMKDFHERAHEALKKVDLFEARDRRLRTYSKGMLQRIGIAQAILTRPDLLILDEPMSGLDPDGRAMVKDILREEQKRGVSLFFSSHLLQDMEELCTHLVVINRGQILYDGVLNSFMAEFQSLEKAFSVLKGKEEGRV
- a CDS encoding substrate-binding domain-containing protein, encoding MKRLILGLLTLLSISTAFAAEGPSEAVPPSITIGVIPGGNPENLREQGLALAKELQAKLNIPVNIYVSKNYVGLIEAMKTKKVDFAFFSSSTYVFAEQQAQAKVLLKKVWHEPYYYSMIITPQRSGIKNLKSLKGKKVAFVDDKSSSGYLYPQVALRKEGLSDADFKEVVFTGNHQASIQFLEAKKVDAAAVFSDDEKGLQGAWEKFGTDKKAKYRILWKSAPIPNDPFCVRQDFYDAYPKTTHTLMFTLIDILEQNRNKDTYSEILGSRDLMPATSKQYDPVREMVKALNIELKP
- the carB gene encoding carbamoyl-phosphate synthase large subunit yields the protein MPRKSSIKRVLIIGSGPIVIGQACEFDYSGTQACKALMKEGLEVILVNSNPATIMTDPEIATRVYVEPLKVDYLEKIIAKEMPDAVIPTLGGQTALNLALDLHAKGILQKYKVQLLGATPQVIKAGEDREIFRGLLDKIGAKYPKSHLIRTYEHGLQIADELGYPMILRPNYTLGGGGGGIAYSPEEYKKMLVTALHESPTSEVLVEESILGWKEYELEVMRDHKGTFVVVCSIENLDPCGVHTGDSITVAPQQTLSDREYQSMRDEACKIINEVGIETGGANIQFAVHPTTRERVVIEMNPRVSRSSALASKATGFPIAKIAALLAIGYSLDELQNDITKVTPSCYEPALDYIVTKIPRFAFEKFAGSKDSLTTQMKSVGEVMGIGRTLQESLMKALASLEKDPQAIPEVELETGKISYPNSRRIYHLFQAFRDGKTVAEIEELTRINPYFLEHIEALIKFERMFKADFTENNVDLLLKAKRKGFTDARLAALIGRKESDIRALREKHQMFPRYQQVDTCAGEFESSTPYFYSSYWPQASAKVNAPDAVVIIGSGPNRIGQGIEFDYSCVRGVKGFQKNGRKVIMVNSNPETVSTDYDTSDVLFFEPLTVESLTEIMRFMKPLGFVAQLGGQTPIGVAPDLVKAGFRLLGSSLETIDLAEDRGLFSKICRELNFAIPNSGMAGSLEEALRIEKSVGYPMICRPSYVLGGRRMEVIENTEELLSYFQRHKDYISADKPCLMDQFLAGALEVDVDLVRGEDWVVVGGIVEHIEAAGVHSGDSMGVLPPHRLKPETCERIEELSKQLANRIGVIGHLNLQLAVKNDVVFMLEANPRSSRSVPFVAKATGIPLIDLGVAAMLGKKKKDLKLENLNWRNTESVSVKGVVFPFKKFPESDSILGPEMKSTGESMGRGRNYSEALAKAFLSSNIRLPKIGQVFFSLRDKDKEVMLPLARELQRMGYGVSATTGTANFFNDKGVNCLSLRKVDEGRPHCVDKIRSGDVAFVINTTSGRRAIEASFDIRRACTDYNIPCLTESDAAEAFILALKNERNESSSVEALGAMEEF